Proteins encoded together in one Phyllobacterium zundukense window:
- a CDS encoding ZinT family metal-binding protein has protein sequence MVAVGGSGEVHDEGGENKHAHSHDHGDDQVYKGYFEDHQIKERALSDWAGDWQSVYPYLKDGTLDPVMAHKAETGDQSADEYRAYYEIGYRTDVERIEINGDSVKFFKDGKPLEARYASDGYEILTYEKGNRGVRFIFKKTEGDAAAPQYIQFSDHKIAPEAAGHYHLYWGNDRSALLEEVTNWPTYYPSSLSAKEIVSEMMAH, from the coding sequence ATCGTTGCGGTCGGCGGAAGCGGCGAGGTTCACGACGAGGGCGGTGAGAATAAACACGCGCACAGCCACGATCACGGTGATGACCAGGTCTACAAGGGCTACTTCGAGGACCATCAGATCAAGGAGCGCGCACTGTCCGATTGGGCCGGCGATTGGCAGTCGGTCTATCCCTATCTGAAGGATGGGACGCTCGATCCGGTGATGGCTCACAAGGCAGAGACCGGCGACCAGAGCGCCGACGAGTACCGGGCTTATTACGAGATCGGCTATCGGACAGACGTGGAGCGGATCGAGATCAACGGCGACTCCGTGAAGTTCTTCAAGGATGGGAAGCCGCTTGAGGCCCGCTATGCCAGCGATGGCTATGAGATCCTGACCTATGAGAAGGGCAATCGTGGCGTGCGCTTCATCTTCAAGAAGACCGAAGGTGATGCCGCCGCGCCGCAATACATCCAGTTCAGCGACCACAAGATCGCGCCGGAGGCAGCCGGCCACTACCACCTCTACTGGGGCAATGATCGCTCCGCGTTGCTGGAAGAGGTGACGAATTGGCCGACCTACTATCCGTCCTCTCTGAGTGCGAAGGAGATCGTAAGCGAGATGATGGCGCACTGA